Proteins from one Impatiens glandulifera chromosome 2, dImpGla2.1, whole genome shotgun sequence genomic window:
- the LOC124928165 gene encoding transcription factor HBI1-like — translation MNRALPEMINCPANLSAHTTTVDMSVLDRQRARLKWQKDHHHQQQQLNNNDHYHLYNDDQFGIFSTSPTPSHHHHQQLQDLLNTPTGFKTQPIKPDPANLDISWPDLGMFGSGTGMIDMNYGINSTTLSCPLAMPPNEETTIDAKKLTLAGRKRRPVSNVLKVLVEEDCSKDKDKDKKKIKTSSSEGESKITDQNSDDIGDTNGNKKKLKKKNNKETSAAAAAAADKSKASSSDYIHVRARRGQATDSHSLAERVRREKISERMRYLQDLVPGCNKITGKAGMLDEIINYVQSLQRQVEFLSMKLASVNPSLDFNIDSFFPKEVFSSYPAFEMTPEIANHNYVQSNPTQMVSTSSCMDMGILNPLDIGLRRTINTPPVSVQETILDSSFFNNTIPLQLSEWDASLHNIYAMEFLQGRTTTTPMFPCQQFTGLSEASMKIERCDN, via the exons acaacaacttaATAATAATGATCACTATCATCTTTACAATGACGACCAATTTGGCATCTTCTCAACAAGTCCAACCCCATCTCACCACCACCACCAGCAACTTCAGGACCTACTAAACACTCCTACCGGTTTCAAGACTCAGCCAATTAAGCCCGACCCAGCCAATTTGGACATCAGCTGGCCTGATCTAGGGATGTTCGGTTCTGGGACAGGGATGATTGACATGAATTATGGTATCAACTCTACCACGTTGAGCTGCCCATTAGCCATGCCGCCCAATGAGGAAACAACCATTGATGCCAAGAAGTTGACTCTCGCCGGTAGGAAGAGAAGACCTGTTAGCAATGTCCTTAAG GTGTTAGTGGAAGAGGACTGCAGTAAAGATAAGGATAAGGATAAGAAGAAGATTAAAACATCTTCTTCAGAAGGAGAGTCCAAAATAACAGATCAAAACAGTGATGATATTGGTGACACCAATGGCAACAAGAAGAAGCTTAAGAAGAAGAATAACAAAGAAAcatctgctgctgctgctgctgctgctgataAATCCAAGGCCTCCTCCTCAGATTACATTCATGTTCGAGCACGTCGCGGTCAGGCCACAGACAGCCATAGCCTGGCTGAGAGA GTTAGAAGGGAGAAGATCAGTGAGAGAATGAGATATCTTCAAGACTTAGTGCCAGGGTGCAATAAGATCACAGGAAAAGCTGGAATGCTCGAtgaaatcataaattatgtACAATCACTTCAACGACAAGTTGAG TTTTTATCAATGAAACTAGCTTCTGTGAATCCTAGCCTGGATTTCAACATCGACAGCTTCTTTCCAAAAGAG GTATTTTCAAGCTACCCAGCATTCGAAATGACTCCAGAAATTGCTAATCACAATTATGTCCAATCCAATCCTACACAAATGGTCTCAACTAGCAGTTGTATGGACATGGGAATACTTAACCCACTTGATATTGGATTGAGAAGAACGATAAACACTCCTCCTGTATCAGTTCAAGAAACAATTCTTGATTCATCATTTTTCAAT AACACCATCCCTCTCCAGTTATCCGAATGGGATGCTAGTTTACACAACATTTATGCCATGGAGTTTCTACAGGGAAGAACGACAACCACACCAATGTTTCCATGCCAACAATTCACAG GTCTCAGTGAAGCAAGTATGAAGATAGAGAGATGTGACAATTAA